A window of Candidatus Krumholzibacteriota bacterium genomic DNA:
GAAGTTCCAGACCGCCGAGACCCGCGAGCCCTCGAAGCTCGAGAGCTGGCTCTCCACCCATCCCCCCACGAGCGACCGCATCGCCAGGGTGAAGGGGCAGGCCGCGGGGTTCACGCGGCGCGGGCAGCTGCGGAACAGGGACGTGTTTCTGTCGATCAAGAGCAAGTTGAAATAATTCGAGTTTTGTTGCCAACGTTTTTGCCCAAGCTGAGACGATAGACGATTTACAAATAGTGATTTCCTTGTCGCCTCACGAACGGCATTTCTGCATCCTCTTGACAGCACTGCATCAATAGGCAACACTAGACAACTGTACTGAAAATTCGATTCGAACAACGTGGGGCAATCCAGATGGATAACCTCATGACATTGTCCGAGGTGGTCGCGTCTCTACGTCCGAGCAAGGACATGGTCTGCCGGCTGGCGAGTGGGGGGAGGTTTCCGGCCTCGAAGGTCGGGAGCCAGTGGCGCTTACGAAGATACAATGTTGATCAATGTCTCGAGACGCATATGAATATCCGGGGGAACGATACTCGAGATGGATAACAACTCTTTTTCTGATACTAATACGGGCCCGATCACCAAACTCGAAAACCTCCAGCCCAACGCCTCGGTCCGTGGCATTCTGCCCGACTGTCTGGTGACGGTGGTCGGAGTTCAGTGGTTTGGCACGGATGCCTTGGAGCTCACATACAAGGACCCCTCGGGCAAGGTTGCCAATCAGCTACTATACCGTCACGATGAACCGCGACTCGATATTGTCAAGGCCGGTCGACCTTGGAGTTTTGACGGTGACGGTGCGCTTTTTCGCCTCGTCTCCGAGGCCCATCGCATTCGGTTGGCGCATCTCTTTGACCCCGTTTTGGCGGTCCACACGTCGCTCGTCGATCCACTACCGCACCAGATCACCGCGGTCTACGAGGCAATGCTTCCCCGGCAACCCTTGCGTTTCCTTCTGGCGGACGACCCGGGCGCGGGCAAGACCATCATGGCCGGGCTTCTGATCAAGGAGTTGATCGCCAGAGGTGATCTTAGGCGCTGCCTCATCGTGTGCCCTGGTAGTCTGGCCGAGCAGTGGCAAGACGAGATGCATCGTCGGTTCCATCTGCCATTCGAAATCCTTACCAATGACAAGTTCGAAACCGCACGTACCGGCAACTGGTTTCTTGAGAACGATTTGACGATCGCACGACTCGACAAGCTTTCCCGCAACGAGGATGTGCAGGAGAAACTCGGTGCCCAGGACTGCCGCTACGACCTCATAGTTTGTGACGAGGCACACAAGATGTCAGCCACGTTCTTCGGCGGCGAGGTGAAGTACACCAAGCGCTACAGACTTGGCAGGCTTCTATCGAGGCTGACGCGGCATTTCCTGCTGATGACCGCCACGCCGCACAACGGCAAGGAGGAGGATTTCCAGCTCTTCCTGGCGCTGCTCGATGGCGACCGTTTCGAAGGCAGATTCCGGGACGGCGTGCATCAGGTCGAAGTCTCGGATCTGATGCGCCGTATGGTGAAGGAGAACCTCCTCAAGTTCGACGGCCGTCCCCTCTTCCCGGAAAGGATTGCGTACACGGTTCCCTACAAGCTGTCAGACGCTGAGGCGAGGCTCTACAGGGACGTCACCGAGTACGTGCGGGAGGAGTTCAACCGCGCCGAGGCGCTCCAGAACGACAAGCGTGCCGGCACCGTCGGCTTCGCGTTGACCATCCTGCAGCGCCGTCTCGCGTCGTCGCCGGAGGCCATCTACCAGTCGCTGCGCCGGCGGCGCGAGCGTCTGGAAAAGCGACTCCGGGAACTGAAACTCCTTCAACGCGGGGAAGCCGTCGCAGCTCCGACGATGACCGGGCCTACGTTTGATCTGGAGGACCTTGAGGACCTCGACGAGGCCCCGGAAACCGAGGTGGAGGCCGCCGAGGAGGCCGTCCTCGATCAGGCCACGGCTGCGGCAACCGTGACAGAACTGAAGATCGAAATCGGGACCCTGAATCGGCTGGAAGCGTTGGCGGCAGCGGTCCGTCGCAGCGGCGAAGACACCAAGTGGCGGGAGTTGTCCCACCTTCTGGGCGAGATCTTCACGCCCTCCGGGCAAGCGGAGCGCATTGGCCAACCCAGTGCTCACTACGGTGCGGGGCCGATTCCCAGGCCCGTTCCCTCTCCACGCCAGAAGCTCGTAATCTTCACCGAGCACCGCGACACACTCAGCTACCTTGAGCGCCAGATCAGTTCGCTGCTGGGCCGCCCCCAGTCACTGGTCCTGATCCACGGCGGTATGGGCCGCGAGGAGCGGCGCAAAGCGCAGGAAAGCTACCTCCACGATCCCGAGGTCCAGGTGCTGCTGGCCACCGATGCGGCGGGGGAAGGGATCAACCTGCAACGAGCGCATCTGATGGTGAACTATGATCTACCCTGGAACCCGAATCGCCTTGAGCAGCGCTTCGGCCGCATCCACCGCATCGGCCAGACCGAAGTTTGTCACTTGTGGAACCTGGTGGCCGAGGAGACTCGCGAGGGCGACGTCTACCGCAGGCTGCTCGAGAAGCTGGAAGAAGCGCGACAGGCGCTCGGTGGCCAGGTCTTCGACGTTCTCGGCAAACTCCAGTTTGACGGACGGCCGCTGCGCGACTTGTTGATCGAGGCGATTCGGTACGGCGATCAGCCGGAGGTCCGGGCGCGATTGACTAAGGCCGTCGAACATGGCGTGGACCGCCCGTACCTGCAGGGCCTGATCGAGGATCGGGCTTTGGCCCACGACGCCATGGATTCGAGCCGTGTTGCTGACATCCGCGAGGAGATGGAACGCGCCGAGGCTCGTCGCCTGCAGCCCCATTACATCGAATCGTTCTTCCTGGAGGCGTTCAAACGGCTGGGCGGGACGATCCGCCAGCGCGAGCCGCGCCGTTACGAGGTCACCCATGTGCCGGCCCCCGTGCGCAACCGAGACCGCCAGATCGGCACCGGCGACACGGTTCTGCCCCGTTACGAGCGCATCGCCTTCGAGAAAGACCTGATTGCACCGCAGGGCCAACCGCTGGCGGCGTTCGTTTGTCCTGGGCATCCGCTGCTCGATGCAGCCCTGGACCTTATCCTCGAACGCCATCGGGACCTGATGAAACGAGGCACTGTCCTGGTCGACGAGCGGGATTTTGGCACATGTCCCAAGGTCCTGTTCACGCTCGAGCACGCCATCCAGGACGCGAGCGTCCTGCCGTCTGGTGAGCGCCGCACGATCTCGCGGCGAATGCTCTACGTCGAGATGGACGCCGAGGAACAGACTCGTCACCTTCAGTATGCACCCTATCTGGATTATAGGCCTCTGACCGAAGATGAACCCTCGGTGGCCGACCTGTTGGCCCGACCCGAGTGCGCCTGGATCTCGAAGAACCTCGAGCAGAAGGCTCAGGGTCATGCCATCGCCCACGTGGTGCCGGGACACATCGCTGAGGTGCGAGACCGCCGCCTCGCCTGGATCGACAAGACCCGGGCGGCCGTGAAGGATCGGTTGACCAAGGAGATCACTTACTGGGACCACCGTGCCGAGCAGCTCAAGCTCCAGGAACAGGCGGGCAAAGCGGGCGCACGGCTTAACTCGCAGGAAGCCCGCCGACGTGCGGATGAACTCCAGACTCGGCTTCAAAAGCGCCTGGCCGAGCTGGACCGCGAGGCGCAGATCTCGGTCTTGCCGCCGGTCGTCCTGGGTGGCCTGGTGGTTGTCCCCTTAGGGCTCATCGCCGCGATGACCGGGCGTCCTGTTCCTTCGTATATGCATCCAGTGGATACGCAGGTCTCGGCGGCCCGGGCCCGGGCCATCGTCATGGAAATCGAGCGGTCCCTCGGGTTCGAGCCGACGGATCGGGAGTTCGAGAAGCTCGGCTACGACATCGAGAGCCGCATTTCTGGCACGGGCCGGTTGCGATTCATCGAGGTCAAGGGGCGCGTGACTGGCGCGGACACGATCACGGTGACCAAGAACGAGATCCTCACCAGCTTGAACAAACCGGATGACTTCATTCTGGCCATGGTCGAGTTCCTGGATGGGGACACGCACAGGGTCCACTACCTGCGGCGGCCGTTCGAGCGGAGCGGTGTGACCACGGACTTCAATGGTGCGAGCGTGAATTTCCCGTTCGCGGAGCTGCTGGCCCGGGCCGAGGCACCACGATGATCACGTCGGCGGAATTCGAAGCTATTCTTGCCAGCCCGGAAGGGCGGAATGTTGAATTCAAGGAAGCCAAAAGCGGTTACAACTTCGGAAAACTTGTGGATTACTGCGTCGCGCTGGCGAACGCGGGTGGGGGCACCTTCGTATTAGGGGTTTCCGACAAGCGCCCCCGGCAGGTCGTCGGCACGAAGGCATTCAGCGAGCCCGGCCGGACCGAGGCTGGTCTTTTTGAAAAACTGAATCACCGGGTTCCGGTGGAAGAACTCCAATACGAAGGCAAGCGCATCCTACTGGTCCGCGTGCCGTCGCGGCTGCCTGGTACGGCGTGGCAGCACAAGGGCGCGTATCTGATGCGCGCGGGCGATGCACTGGTTCCCATGTCGGACGATCAGCTTCGCCGAATTCACATGGAGACCGGCCCGGATTTCTCGGCGGAGATCTGTGAAGAGGCGACTCTCAAGGACCTGGATCCGGACGCGATCGACCAGCTACAGCAACTCTGGCAGCGGAAATCGCCCGACCAAGACGTTCGGACGCGACTCGTAGAATGTCTGCTGGCTGACGCTGAACTTCTCGTGGGGGGCGAACTCACCTACGCCGCCCTCATCCTGCTGGGTACCCGGCGGGCCCTGGGCCGATTCCTGGGCCAGGCGGAAGTAATCTTCGAGTACCGGCCGAGCGAAGTCCCTGGTCCCGCGGCGGAGCGGCGGGAGTTCCGCGCGGGCTTCCTGCCCTTCCTCGACCAGATCTGGCAGGCGATCAACCTCCGCAACGACCTGCAGCACTTCCAGCAGGGGCTGTTTGTCTGGGACGTGCCGACGTTCAACGAACGCGCCGTCCGCGAAGCGGTCCTCAACGCGGTCAGCCATCGCGATTATCGCCTAGGCGGTTCGGTCTTCGTGCGGCAGTACCCGCGCCGGATCGAGATAGTCAGTCCGGGTGGACTTCCGGCTGGAATCAACCAGGAGAACATCCTGTGGGAACAGAACCCGCGGAACCGGCGCATCGCCGAAGTGCTGGCGAGGTGCGGTCTGGTCGAGCGGGCCGGCCAGGGTTTCGACCTGATCTATCGCGAGTGCATCCGGCAGAGCAAACCGCTGCCCGATTTCTCGCGGACGAGCGAGCACTCGGTGTGGATCACGCTGCACGGCGAGATCCAGGATCCCGAGTTCTTGCGCTTCCTGGAGGAGGTCGGTGGAGAGCGCCAGGCGACGTTCACCACGGAGGATTACCTGGTCATCGATCTGGTCCACCGGGAGCAGGCTGTGCCTGAGCATCTGGCGCCGCGACTTCGGATTCTGCGGGCCGAGGGGATTATCGAGCGGGTTGGGCGCGGGCGGGGAGTGCGACACCTTCTGTCGAAGAGGTTCTACCGCTTCCTGGGCAAGGGAGGGACCTACACCCGGCGCAAGGGGCTGGATCGTGAGACGAACAAGGCGCTCTTGAGAAAGCATATCGAAAATTCTACGGCCGGTGCTGCTCTGGCTGAATTGCAGCAGGTCCTGCCACACCTAAATCGGAGTCAGATTCAGGGGCTCTTACGTGAACTGAAAGCCGAGGGCCAAATCAGGGTTGAAGGCGAGCGCCGCTGGGCTCGCTGGTTCGTTGGATCCCGTGCTGGAAATATCGCAAACAAAAGCAAAGAGGATTCAAAGCAAGAATGAAAGCCTTTTATTTTCTATCAGTTCTATGCTTGGGCTTTGCTCCAATTGTGCTATTGGTAGGTAAAGTGGAATGAATCAGGCCGAAAATGCCGCTGGAGACCTTGCGTGATGGAAAAGAAGAAACTCATCGAAGTCGCCCTGCCCCTGGACGCCATCAACAAGGCCTCGGCGCGGGAGAAGTCCATCCGCCACGGCCACCCTTCGACACTGCACCTGTGGTGGGCCCGTCGCCCCTTGGCCACTGCTCGCGCTGTGATTTTCGCCCAGATGGTGGACGATCCTTCGGCGCACCCGGACCTGTTCCCCACCGAGAAGAAACAGGAGAAGGAGCGGCAGCGGCTCTTCAGGATCATCGAGGACCTGGTACTGTGGGAGAACACCACCAACGAGAAGGTGTTGCAGGCCGCCCGCGACGAGATCCGGCAGAGCTGGCGCTACACCTGCGCCGAGAACGCCGACCATCCCCGGGCCGCCGAGCTGTTCGACCGCAACACGATGCCCGCCTTCCACGATCCCTTTGCCGGAGGCGGGGCGCTCCCTCTGGAAGCGCAGCGGCTTGGGCTGGAGAGCTACGCCAGTGACCTGAACCCGGTGGCGGTGCTGATCAACAAAGCGATGATCGAGATCCCGCCGCGCTTCGCGGGCCGGCCGCCGGTGAATCCCGAGTCGCGCAAGTCCGAGAACTCGATGGGCAAGGAATGGTCCGGAGCCCAGGGCCTGGCGGAGGACGTGCGTTACTATGGCCGCTGGATGCGCGACGAAGCCGAGAAGCGCATCGGCCACCTTTACCCGAAAGTAGAGGTCACCGCCGAGATGGCGAAGGCACGGCCGGACCTGAAGCCGTACGTCGGTCGCAAGCTGAAGGTGATTGCCTGGTTATGGGCGCGCACTGTAAAGAGCCCCAATCCGGCATTTGCACAAGTGCACGTGCCGCTCATATCGACGTTCATGTTGTCGACGAAGGCGGGCAAGGAGGCGTACGTCGAGCCGGTGATCGAGAACGGTGGCTACCGATTCACCGTGAAGGTGGGGAAGCCGAAGGATGTGGCGGCGGCGAAGAGCGGTACCTCGGCGGGCAAGCGAGCGGCCTTCAAGTGTGTGATGTCTGGGACCCCACTTCCATACGATTACATTCGCGACCAAGGCCAAGCGGGGCGCATGGGAACGCGGCTGATGGCTATCGTTGCCGAAGGGGATCGCGGGCGGGTTTATGTCACACCGACACCCGAGCATGAAGCAGTGATACTTGAGGTGAAGCCAGAGTGGAGTCCTGATGTCACGCTGCCTGTCAATCCGAGGGATTTCAAGACACCAAACTACGGCTTGATGACGTTTGCAGACCTCTTCACCCCCCGCCAGCTCGTGGCGCTGACGACCTTCTCGGATTTGGTGCAGGAAGCGCGCGAACGCATCCAGGCCGACGCCGCGCTGGCTGGCCTTCTCGCCGACGCCAAGCCCCTCCGCGACGGTGGCACGGGGGCGACGGCGTATTCGGAGGCTGTGGGCGTGTATTTGGGGCTGGGAATCAGTCGGCTTTCCGACGCACAAAATTCCCTCTGCCAATGGGGGCCGGGCGCGAATCAGACACAGCACCTCTTCCGGCGACAAGCGGTACCAATGGTCTGGGATTACGCCGAATCGAGCATTTTCTCCGGAGCTGCGGGTGACTTGGTGACCAGTGTCGGGAGCTTGTGTCGCGTGCTTGATCAGCTTGGGGCCAGGGGAAACGGCTTTTCATCGCAAGGGGACGCGCAGAACCAGACGATTTCGTCTGCTAGAGTCGTATCAACCGATCCGCCCTACTACGACAACATCGGCTACGCCGACCTTTCGGACTTCTTCTACGTCTGGCTGCGCCGCTCACTGCGGCCCACATTTCCCGGCCTTTTCACTACACTCGCCGTGCCCAAAGCTGAAGAGTTGGTCGCCACGCCCTACCGCCACGGTAGCAGGGATAAAGCGGAAACGTTTTTCCTGGATGGCATGACTCAGGCGATGCACCGGCTTGCCGAGCAGACACACCCAGTATTTCCGGTCACCATCTACTACGCCTTCAAGCAGTCGGAAAGCGATGACGAGGAGGGTACATCCAGCACAGGCTGGGACACGTTCCTAGCTGCGGTCATCGAAGCTGGCTTTGCAATCAGCGGCACCTGGCCAATGCGAACGGAACGCGGCTCACGCTCGGTCGGCATCGGCACCAACGCCCTCGCCTCCAGCATCATCCTCGTCTGCCGTCCGCGCGCCGCCTCCGCCCCCACCACCACGCGCCGCGAGTTCGTTAGGGAGCTTAAGGCTGAGTTGCCAGGGGCCCTCGCCCATCTCCAGCGCGGCAACATCGCACCGGTGGATCTGGCGCAGGCGTCCATTGGCCCGGGTATGGCGGTCTTCACGCGATTCTCCGAGGTCCTAGACGCCGAGGGTAAACGGCTCAGCGTGCGCGAAGCCCTGGCCCTCATCAATCAGGTCCTCGACGAGACTCTGGCCGAGCAGGAGGGTGACTTCGACGCGGACACCCGGTGGGCGCTGACCTGGTTCGAGCAGCAGGGCTTTTCGGAGGGTGAATACGGCGTGGCCGAGCAACTCTCCAAGTCCAAGAACACCAGCGTCGCCGGCATGGTCGAGGCCGGCATCCTCGAATCGAAGCGCGGCAAAGTGCGGCTGCTCAAGCCCGAAGAATTGCCCGCCGACTGGGATCCTGCCACCGACACTCGTCTGACGACCTGGGAAATGGTGCACCACCTGATCCGCGTGCTTGCAAGCAATGGAGAAGACGAGGCCGCTGCACTCGTGGCCAAGCTCGGTGCCAGGGCTGATACAGCCCGGGATTTAGCCTATCGGCTCTACGCTCTCTCTGAACGGAAAAAACGGGCAAACGATGCTCTCGCCTACAACGGCCTTGTCCAGAGTTGGCCCGAGATCAATCGTCTCTCGCGTGCTATGATCGAGCCGAAAACGGAACAAGACGGCCTATTCGGGAAACCGGAGGAATAGACGATGCAGATCGAGTCGTTGGAGATCAGGAACTACCGGTTGTTCAGGGATGCCAAGCTCACCGAGCTGCCTCGTATGGCCGTCGTGGTGGGGGCGAACGGGTCGGGCAAGAGCACGCTGTTCGACGTGTTCAGCTTCCTCAAGGAATCACTGACGGAAAACG
This region includes:
- a CDS encoding DUF3883 domain-containing protein, producing MTKLENLQPNASVRGILPDCLVTVVGVQWFGTDALELTYKDPSGKVANQLLYRHDEPRLDIVKAGRPWSFDGDGALFRLVSEAHRIRLAHLFDPVLAVHTSLVDPLPHQITAVYEAMLPRQPLRFLLADDPGAGKTIMAGLLIKELIARGDLRRCLIVCPGSLAEQWQDEMHRRFHLPFEILTNDKFETARTGNWFLENDLTIARLDKLSRNEDVQEKLGAQDCRYDLIVCDEAHKMSATFFGGEVKYTKRYRLGRLLSRLTRHFLLMTATPHNGKEEDFQLFLALLDGDRFEGRFRDGVHQVEVSDLMRRMVKENLLKFDGRPLFPERIAYTVPYKLSDAEARLYRDVTEYVREEFNRAEALQNDKRAGTVGFALTILQRRLASSPEAIYQSLRRRRERLEKRLRELKLLQRGEAVAAPTMTGPTFDLEDLEDLDEAPETEVEAAEEAVLDQATAAATVTELKIEIGTLNRLEALAAAVRRSGEDTKWRELSHLLGEIFTPSGQAERIGQPSAHYGAGPIPRPVPSPRQKLVIFTEHRDTLSYLERQISSLLGRPQSLVLIHGGMGREERRKAQESYLHDPEVQVLLATDAAGEGINLQRAHLMVNYDLPWNPNRLEQRFGRIHRIGQTEVCHLWNLVAEETREGDVYRRLLEKLEEARQALGGQVFDVLGKLQFDGRPLRDLLIEAIRYGDQPEVRARLTKAVEHGVDRPYLQGLIEDRALAHDAMDSSRVADIREEMERAEARRLQPHYIESFFLEAFKRLGGTIRQREPRRYEVTHVPAPVRNRDRQIGTGDTVLPRYERIAFEKDLIAPQGQPLAAFVCPGHPLLDAALDLILERHRDLMKRGTVLVDERDFGTCPKVLFTLEHAIQDASVLPSGERRTISRRMLYVEMDAEEQTRHLQYAPYLDYRPLTEDEPSVADLLARPECAWISKNLEQKAQGHAIAHVVPGHIAEVRDRRLAWIDKTRAAVKDRLTKEITYWDHRAEQLKLQEQAGKAGARLNSQEARRRADELQTRLQKRLAELDREAQISVLPPVVLGGLVVVPLGLIAAMTGRPVPSYMHPVDTQVSAARARAIVMEIERSLGFEPTDREFEKLGYDIESRISGTGRLRFIEVKGRVTGADTITVTKNEILTSLNKPDDFILAMVEFLDGDTHRVHYLRRPFERSGVTTDFNGASVNFPFAELLARAEAPR
- a CDS encoding putative DNA binding domain-containing protein translates to MITSAEFEAILASPEGRNVEFKEAKSGYNFGKLVDYCVALANAGGGTFVLGVSDKRPRQVVGTKAFSEPGRTEAGLFEKLNHRVPVEELQYEGKRILLVRVPSRLPGTAWQHKGAYLMRAGDALVPMSDDQLRRIHMETGPDFSAEICEEATLKDLDPDAIDQLQQLWQRKSPDQDVRTRLVECLLADAELLVGGELTYAALILLGTRRALGRFLGQAEVIFEYRPSEVPGPAAERREFRAGFLPFLDQIWQAINLRNDLQHFQQGLFVWDVPTFNERAVREAVLNAVSHRDYRLGGSVFVRQYPRRIEIVSPGGLPAGINQENILWEQNPRNRRIAEVLARCGLVERAGQGFDLIYRECIRQSKPLPDFSRTSEHSVWITLHGEIQDPEFLRFLEEVGGERQATFTTEDYLVIDLVHREQAVPEHLAPRLRILRAEGIIERVGRGRGVRHLLSKRFYRFLGKGGTYTRRKGLDRETNKALLRKHIENSTAGAALAELQQVLPHLNRSQIQGLLRELKAEGQIRVEGERRWARWFVGSRAGNIANKSKEDSKQE
- a CDS encoding DUF1156 domain-containing protein produces the protein MMEKKKLIEVALPLDAINKASAREKSIRHGHPSTLHLWWARRPLATARAVIFAQMVDDPSAHPDLFPTEKKQEKERQRLFRIIEDLVLWENTTNEKVLQAARDEIRQSWRYTCAENADHPRAAELFDRNTMPAFHDPFAGGGALPLEAQRLGLESYASDLNPVAVLINKAMIEIPPRFAGRPPVNPESRKSENSMGKEWSGAQGLAEDVRYYGRWMRDEAEKRIGHLYPKVEVTAEMAKARPDLKPYVGRKLKVIAWLWARTVKSPNPAFAQVHVPLISTFMLSTKAGKEAYVEPVIENGGYRFTVKVGKPKDVAAAKSGTSAGKRAAFKCVMSGTPLPYDYIRDQGQAGRMGTRLMAIVAEGDRGRVYVTPTPEHEAVILEVKPEWSPDVTLPVNPRDFKTPNYGLMTFADLFTPRQLVALTTFSDLVQEARERIQADAALAGLLADAKPLRDGGTGATAYSEAVGVYLGLGISRLSDAQNSLCQWGPGANQTQHLFRRQAVPMVWDYAESSIFSGAAGDLVTSVGSLCRVLDQLGARGNGFSSQGDAQNQTISSARVVSTDPPYYDNIGYADLSDFFYVWLRRSLRPTFPGLFTTLAVPKAEELVATPYRHGSRDKAETFFLDGMTQAMHRLAEQTHPVFPVTIYYAFKQSESDDEEGTSSTGWDTFLAAVIEAGFAISGTWPMRTERGSRSVGIGTNALASSIILVCRPRAASAPTTTRREFVRELKAELPGALAHLQRGNIAPVDLAQASIGPGMAVFTRFSEVLDAEGKRLSVREALALINQVLDETLAEQEGDFDADTRWALTWFEQQGFSEGEYGVAEQLSKSKNTSVAGMVEAGILESKRGKVRLLKPEELPADWDPATDTRLTTWEMVHHLIRVLASNGEDEAAALVAKLGARADTARDLAYRLYALSERKKRANDALAYNGLVQSWPEINRLSRAMIEPKTEQDGLFGKPEE